A single window of Kitasatospora sp. HUAS MG31 DNA harbors:
- a CDS encoding CPBP family intramembrane glutamic endopeptidase: MSGPAFAALATAVVAGWLALYRLPFNDPARRRRTALWLAGRTGLRPEAAFAVFGTAVYLVLGALALTVLLACTPLALHRLFAPPAPGTALALLLAVLGTSSANILGVSLLYRADPRVDVPGEIARIQWIASVLALPRHYRWIIPAAAALFEEVLFRGVILLGMAELGSGPVPALAFSTCLFAAGQVALVSTRVQAYVLGTSSLTLGVVGGLLTWATGGVLPALVLHMSFAGFYTNLSAASTPGARTAPGRLSL; this comes from the coding sequence ATGAGCGGGCCCGCCTTCGCCGCGCTCGCCACCGCCGTGGTCGCCGGGTGGCTGGCGCTGTACCGGCTGCCGTTCAACGACCCGGCGCGCCGCCGGCGGACGGCCCTGTGGCTCGCCGGCCGGACCGGCCTGCGTCCCGAGGCGGCCTTCGCGGTGTTCGGCACGGCGGTGTACCTGGTGCTGGGCGCCCTGGCCCTGACGGTGCTGCTGGCGTGCACGCCGCTCGCCCTCCACCGGCTGTTCGCCCCGCCCGCGCCCGGGACGGCCCTCGCCCTGCTGCTGGCGGTGCTCGGCACCTCCAGCGCCAACATCCTCGGCGTGTCACTGCTCTACCGGGCCGACCCGCGGGTGGACGTGCCCGGCGAGATCGCCCGCATCCAGTGGATCGCCTCGGTCCTCGCCCTGCCCCGGCACTACCGGTGGATCATCCCGGCGGCCGCCGCCCTGTTCGAGGAGGTCCTCTTCCGCGGGGTGATCCTGCTGGGGATGGCGGAACTCGGCAGCGGCCCCGTCCCCGCCCTGGCCTTCAGCACCTGCCTGTTCGCCGCCGGCCAGGTCGCCCTGGTCTCCACCCGCGTCCAGGCGTACGTGCTGGGCACCTCCAGCCTCACCCTCGGCGTGGTCGGCGGCCTGCTGACCTGGGCCACCGGCGGCGTGCTGCCCGCCCTGGTGCTGCACATGTCCTTCGCCGGCTTCTACACCAACCTCAGCGCCGCCTCCACCCCCGGAGCGCGCACGGCCCCCGGGAGGCTCAGCCTGTGA
- a CDS encoding type II CAAX prenyl endopeptidase Rce1 family protein, producing MWSHTRSLELLVLVATVAPAELVRVATAFGPGAQADPRRSARWGLLGAPAAYLVVTALAVAVAADGGFTPDALTGWRTGAPWLAMAAAVGVALVGAEFAVGAVPRLLAGTGLPRLAVHRGGSATVGTVGGSYAAAVLVTAAAEELLYRGLWIGVLHERLRLPVAVAVAAAAVAYAVGHLFFGGLAVVQKTLSGTVFGLLAVVSGSLAVPLVAHLAQNAAVLALAVRQERGARAGALRPGGGREAAG from the coding sequence ATGTGGTCCCACACCCGCTCCCTTGAGCTGCTGGTGCTGGTGGCCACCGTCGCGCCCGCCGAACTGGTGCGCGTCGCCACGGCGTTCGGCCCCGGCGCCCAGGCGGATCCGCGACGCTCCGCACGGTGGGGGCTGCTGGGCGCCCCCGCCGCGTACCTGGTGGTGACCGCGCTGGCCGTCGCCGTCGCGGCGGACGGCGGCTTCACCCCGGACGCGCTGACCGGATGGCGGACCGGCGCGCCCTGGCTGGCGATGGCGGCGGCCGTCGGCGTGGCGCTGGTCGGCGCGGAGTTCGCGGTCGGCGCGGTGCCCCGGCTGCTGGCCGGAACGGGCCTGCCGCGGCTCGCGGTCCACCGCGGCGGCAGCGCGACGGTCGGCACGGTCGGCGGCTCGTACGCGGCCGCCGTCCTGGTCACCGCCGCCGCGGAGGAACTGCTCTACCGGGGCCTGTGGATCGGCGTCCTGCACGAGCGCCTTCGGCTGCCCGTCGCCGTCGCGGTCGCGGCGGCCGCCGTGGCGTACGCCGTGGGCCACCTGTTCTTCGGCGGGCTCGCGGTGGTGCAGAAGACGCTGTCCGGGACGGTCTTCGGGCTGCTCGCGGTGGTGTCGGGCAGCCTCGCGGTGCCGCTGGTGGCGCACCTCGCCCAGAACGCGGCGGTCCTCGCGCTGGCGGTCCGTCAGGAACGCGGCGCACGGGCCGGGGCGCTGCGGCCGGGCGGCGGACGGGAGGCGGCCGGATGA
- a CDS encoding LutB/LldF family L-lactate oxidation iron-sulfur protein, which produces MSGTYLGMPAFPEAAAVSTQNAQLRANLSHATRTIRDKRAAAVAELTDWPELRQSGREIKDHTLRHLDRYLLQLEEAVTAAGGTVHWAADAEEANRIVADLVKATGEREVVKVKSMATQEIGLNEALAAEGITAYETDLAELIVQLADDRPSHILVPAIHRNRTEIRDIFADRMATWGRPAPEDLTDSPAHLAEAARLHLREKFLRAKVAVSGANFMIADTGTLVVVESEGNGRMCLTLPETLISVVGIEKVLPTWNDLEVFLQLLPRSSTAERMNPYTSLWTGTTAGDGPRHFHLVLLDNGRTDTLADEVGRQALRCIRCSACLNVCPVYERAGGHAYGSVYPGPIGAILTPQLRGTASEVDASLPYASTLCGACYDACPVAIDIPEVLVHLRERVAEQGTGHRAERAALRAATWLLDHPAAYTAATRAAVGTRRLHPRRLPLPGPAKAWSDTRDLPAMPEQTFRDWWKKNRGEGKTAR; this is translated from the coding sequence ATGAGCGGTACCTACCTCGGCATGCCCGCCTTCCCCGAGGCGGCCGCCGTCTCCACGCAGAACGCGCAGTTGCGTGCCAACCTCTCCCACGCCACCCGCACCATCCGCGACAAGCGGGCCGCCGCGGTCGCCGAGCTCACCGACTGGCCCGAACTCCGCCAGTCCGGCAGGGAGATCAAGGACCACACGCTGCGCCACCTGGACCGCTACCTGCTCCAGCTGGAGGAGGCGGTCACCGCCGCCGGCGGCACCGTGCACTGGGCCGCCGACGCCGAGGAGGCCAACCGCATCGTCGCCGACCTCGTCAAGGCCACCGGCGAGCGCGAGGTCGTCAAGGTCAAGTCCATGGCCACCCAGGAGATCGGCCTCAACGAGGCCCTCGCCGCCGAGGGCATCACCGCCTACGAAACCGACCTCGCCGAACTCATCGTCCAGCTCGCCGACGACCGCCCGTCCCACATCCTGGTGCCCGCGATCCACCGCAACCGCACCGAGATCCGGGACATCTTCGCCGACCGCATGGCCACCTGGGGACGTCCCGCCCCCGAGGACCTCACCGACTCCCCCGCGCACCTCGCCGAGGCCGCCCGGCTCCACCTCCGCGAGAAGTTCCTCCGCGCCAAGGTCGCCGTCTCCGGCGCCAACTTCATGATCGCCGACACCGGCACCCTGGTCGTGGTCGAGTCCGAGGGCAACGGACGCATGTGCCTCACCCTCCCCGAGACCCTCATCTCCGTCGTCGGCATCGAGAAGGTCCTCCCCACCTGGAACGACCTGGAGGTCTTCCTCCAGCTCCTGCCCCGCTCCTCCACCGCCGAGCGGATGAACCCCTACACCTCCCTGTGGACCGGCACCACCGCCGGTGACGGCCCCCGCCACTTCCACCTCGTCCTCCTCGACAACGGACGCACCGACACCCTCGCCGACGAGGTCGGCCGCCAGGCGCTGCGCTGCATCCGCTGCTCCGCCTGCCTCAACGTCTGCCCCGTCTACGAACGCGCCGGCGGCCACGCCTACGGCTCCGTCTACCCCGGCCCGATCGGCGCCATCCTCACCCCCCAACTCCGCGGTACGGCCAGCGAGGTGGACGCCTCCCTCCCCTACGCCTCCACCCTCTGCGGCGCCTGCTACGACGCCTGCCCCGTCGCCATCGACATCCCCGAGGTCCTCGTCCACCTCCGGGAACGCGTCGCCGAACAGGGCACCGGGCACCGTGCCGAGCGCGCCGCCCTCCGGGCCGCCACCTGGCTGCTCGACCACCCGGCGGCCTACACCGCGGCGACCCGGGCCGCCGTGGGAACGCGCCGGCTGCACCCGCGCCGGCTGCCGCTGCCCGGTCCCGCCAAGGCCTGGAGCGACACCCGCGACCTGCCCGCGATGCCCGAACAGACCTTCCGCGACTGGTGGAAGAAGAACCGCGGGGAAGGGAAGACCGCCCGATGA
- a CDS encoding (Fe-S)-binding protein, which produces MRVALFVTCVNDALYPDTGRAVVTLLERLGVEVDFPAAQTCCGQPQFNTGYRAQAERLARRTADAFAGYDYVVTPSGSCAAMVRDQYPGLGCAGLGDLPDRVYELTEFLVDVLGVTDVGACYPHTVTYHPSCHGLRMLGLGDRPLRLLRAVRGLELVELPGAQECCGFGGTFAVKNPAVSAAMGADKVRNALSSGAEVLCGADNSCLMHLGGTLRRQDAPLRTVHLAEILASTEPEAAAHPQPDAHADPNGAAA; this is translated from the coding sequence ATGCGTGTCGCACTCTTCGTCACCTGCGTGAACGACGCCCTGTACCCCGACACCGGAAGGGCCGTGGTGACCCTGCTGGAACGGCTCGGGGTCGAGGTCGACTTCCCCGCCGCCCAGACCTGCTGCGGTCAGCCGCAGTTCAACACCGGCTACCGCGCCCAGGCCGAGCGGCTCGCCCGCCGCACCGCCGACGCCTTCGCCGGGTACGACTACGTGGTGACCCCGTCCGGCTCCTGCGCGGCGATGGTCCGCGACCAGTACCCCGGGCTCGGCTGCGCGGGGCTCGGCGACCTGCCGGACCGGGTGTACGAGCTGACCGAGTTCCTGGTCGACGTGCTGGGCGTCACCGATGTCGGCGCCTGCTACCCGCACACGGTCACCTACCATCCGTCCTGCCACGGCCTGCGGATGCTCGGCCTCGGCGACCGGCCGCTGCGGTTGCTGCGGGCGGTCAGGGGGCTGGAGCTGGTCGAACTGCCGGGCGCCCAGGAGTGCTGCGGATTCGGCGGCACCTTCGCGGTGAAGAACCCGGCCGTGTCCGCGGCGATGGGGGCGGACAAGGTCCGCAACGCGCTCTCCTCCGGGGCCGAGGTGCTCTGCGGCGCGGACAACTCCTGCCTGATGCACCTCGGCGGCACCCTGCGCCGCCAGGACGCCCCGCTGCGGACCGTCCACCTCGCCGAGATCCTCGCCTCCACCGAACCCGAGGCCGCGGCTCACCCCCAGCCCGACGCCCACGCCGACCCGAACGGAGCCGCGGCATGA
- a CDS encoding ABC transporter ATP-binding protein, with protein MTTNQPSADPATTGPEPEPDHGAVVDVDRLTVAYGTFTAVREVSFRIAPGEVFGLVGPNGAGKTSIVEAVGGLRPVRGGRVTVCGHDPRRDREAVTRLVGMQLQESQFPSRARVGELCDLYEAIYRAPGSSAALLEAFGLADRRRSPIADLSGGMRQRLALALAQIGDVRLVVLDELTTGLDPHQRRETWRSVLDLAARGVAVLLTSHAMDEVEALCGRVAVLRGGEIVALDAPARLTEAHAGPSTFTVDLATAADGEPERAAGVEERLGGLGLTRLPGAPGRLEFAGSFPADYDRIVRLLADAGLPPSAVGRSTPTFEDAYLRLVGAADGTTGTKEA; from the coding sequence GTGACCACCAACCAGCCATCCGCCGATCCGGCGACCACCGGTCCCGAACCGGAGCCGGACCACGGCGCCGTGGTGGACGTCGACCGGCTGACCGTCGCCTACGGCACGTTCACCGCCGTCCGCGAGGTCTCGTTCCGGATCGCCCCCGGGGAGGTGTTCGGGCTGGTCGGACCGAACGGCGCGGGCAAGACCTCGATCGTCGAGGCGGTCGGCGGCCTGCGACCGGTCCGCGGCGGCAGGGTCACGGTCTGCGGCCACGACCCCCGCCGCGACCGCGAGGCGGTCACCCGCCTGGTCGGCATGCAGCTCCAGGAGTCCCAGTTCCCCAGCCGCGCCCGGGTCGGCGAACTGTGCGACCTGTACGAGGCGATCTACCGGGCGCCCGGCTCCTCGGCCGCGCTGCTGGAGGCCTTCGGCCTCGCCGACCGCCGCCGCAGCCCGATCGCCGACCTCTCCGGCGGCATGCGCCAGCGCCTCGCCCTGGCCCTCGCCCAGATCGGCGACGTCCGCCTGGTCGTCCTCGACGAGCTCACCACCGGCCTCGACCCGCACCAGCGCCGGGAGACCTGGCGCTCGGTGCTCGACCTGGCCGCCCGCGGCGTCGCGGTGCTGCTCACCTCGCACGCCATGGACGAGGTCGAGGCACTCTGCGGCCGGGTCGCCGTCCTGCGGGGCGGCGAGATCGTCGCGCTGGACGCCCCCGCCCGGCTGACCGAGGCGCACGCCGGCCCGTCCACCTTCACCGTCGACCTCGCGACGGCCGCGGACGGCGAGCCGGAGCGCGCCGCGGGCGTCGAGGAGCGGCTCGGCGGCCTCGGGCTGACCCGGCTGCCCGGCGCGCCGGGCCGACTGGAGTTCGCCGGCAGCTTCCCCGCCGACTACGACCGCATCGTGCGCCTGCTCGCGGACGCCGGACTCCCGCCCTCGGCGGTCGGCCGCTCCACCCCGACCTTCGAGGACGCCTATCTGCGGCTGGTCGGCGCGGCCGACGGCACCACCGGAACGAAGGAGGCCTGA
- a CDS encoding ABC transporter permease, translating into MATLWPIVRFEWRRMMRNFAPVFFALAFPVLMLCMFGGIYGNEPSEKFDGRGTVDMSVPAYLVLVVAVTGLMSFPLGLAEYRDRKVLKRFRATPVDASAFLVAQALVNIVLSLLGGLLLVAAGYLFFDLHLPASASAGAATVGALLLAALAMYAVGGVVAAVAPSERSAVAIANLVYFPMIFLSGATIPLQIFPPAMKTISDALPATYAVELLQHAWLDGAADVALDLGVLAGVVVLGTAAAVRLFRWE; encoded by the coding sequence ATGGCGACCCTGTGGCCGATCGTCCGGTTCGAGTGGCGGCGGATGATGCGCAACTTCGCCCCGGTCTTCTTCGCCCTCGCCTTCCCCGTGCTGATGCTCTGCATGTTCGGCGGGATCTACGGCAACGAGCCGTCCGAGAAGTTCGACGGCCGCGGGACGGTGGACATGTCGGTGCCCGCCTACCTGGTCCTGGTGGTCGCCGTCACCGGTCTGATGAGCTTCCCGCTCGGCCTCGCCGAGTACCGCGACCGCAAGGTCCTCAAGCGCTTCCGCGCGACACCGGTCGACGCCTCCGCCTTCCTGGTCGCGCAGGCGCTGGTCAACATCGTGCTGAGCCTGCTCGGCGGCCTGCTGCTGGTCGCCGCCGGCTACCTGTTCTTCGACCTCCACCTGCCGGCCTCGGCCTCGGCGGGGGCCGCCACGGTCGGCGCCCTGCTGCTCGCCGCCCTGGCGATGTACGCGGTGGGGGGCGTGGTGGCCGCGGTCGCGCCGTCCGAGCGGTCGGCGGTGGCCATCGCCAACCTGGTCTACTTCCCGATGATCTTCCTCTCCGGGGCGACCATCCCGCTGCAGATCTTCCCGCCCGCGATGAAGACCATCAGCGACGCCCTGCCCGCGACCTATGCGGTCGAACTGCTCCAGCACGCCTGGCTGGACGGCGCCGCCGACGTCGCCCTCGACCTCGGCGTCCTCGCCGGAGTCGTCGTCCTGGGCACGGCCGCCGCCGTCCGGCTGTTCCGGTGGGAGTAG
- a CDS encoding YcaO-like family protein: MSGIPILGHPGMADALARYGRIGGNQGGILPGMLVSVAAVEGEPYLRSATAAMPQYHRLALDDPHMQMQYHLAGYGSTHEEAVTRLTGEAVERYAAIMAMPLFADRIEYASYRSLSSRHRCLPLELLGIFDAEQQGQLARMMHRYSPEPPTEDDVIAWIACPSLTRPGEEVYLPAQLVFLGFRSDRNAADKMFTPSFSTGTAAHVSLDKALLGALVEAVQIDAFILNWYTGAKAPLIDLDADGRELLAAAALPPDGPYEVRASLLTRPELPLPNIGVTLVRRDGRLPYIAFGLQADPDPRRALLRGAAEATAILGIGMFSTVFDLPNVHFAQGGSAYTDLDTNVLWFAAPGEAGRKLAAVESRVEGRVDFAGLPGYAADDTAAIRRLLADLAGVSEYAGYLDFTPPELADTPWRVVRAVVPELLSMCLPGFPPKGHPRMRSHGGVTHVVPHPLP; this comes from the coding sequence ATGAGCGGCATCCCGATCCTGGGCCACCCCGGGATGGCCGACGCGCTCGCCCGGTACGGCCGGATCGGCGGGAACCAGGGCGGCATCCTGCCCGGCATGCTGGTCTCGGTCGCCGCGGTCGAGGGCGAGCCGTACCTGCGCTCGGCCACGGCGGCGATGCCGCAGTACCACCGGCTCGCGCTCGACGACCCGCACATGCAGATGCAGTACCACCTGGCCGGCTACGGTTCCACCCACGAGGAGGCGGTGACCCGGCTCACCGGCGAGGCCGTGGAGCGCTACGCGGCGATCATGGCGATGCCGCTGTTCGCCGACCGGATCGAGTACGCCTCCTACCGCTCGCTGTCCTCCCGGCACCGCTGCCTGCCGCTGGAACTGCTGGGCATCTTCGACGCCGAGCAGCAGGGACAGCTCGCCCGGATGATGCACCGGTACTCGCCGGAGCCGCCGACCGAGGACGACGTGATCGCGTGGATCGCCTGCCCGTCGCTCACCAGACCGGGGGAGGAGGTGTACCTGCCGGCGCAGCTGGTCTTCCTCGGCTTCCGGAGCGACCGGAACGCGGCCGACAAGATGTTCACCCCGTCCTTCTCCACCGGGACGGCGGCCCATGTGTCCCTCGACAAGGCGCTGTTGGGCGCACTGGTCGAGGCCGTGCAGATCGACGCGTTCATCCTCAACTGGTACACCGGGGCCAAGGCGCCGCTGATCGACCTGGACGCGGACGGCCGTGAGCTCCTCGCCGCGGCCGCGCTCCCGCCGGACGGGCCGTACGAGGTCCGGGCGAGCCTGCTGACCCGGCCGGAGCTGCCGCTGCCGAACATCGGGGTCACCCTGGTACGCCGGGACGGGCGGCTGCCGTACATCGCGTTCGGGCTGCAGGCCGACCCCGACCCGCGGCGGGCCCTGCTGCGGGGCGCCGCAGAGGCGACCGCGATCCTCGGCATCGGCATGTTCAGCACCGTCTTCGACCTGCCCAACGTGCACTTCGCGCAAGGGGGTTCGGCGTACACCGACCTGGACACCAACGTGCTCTGGTTCGCCGCCCCCGGGGAGGCCGGGCGCAAGCTCGCCGCCGTGGAGAGCCGCGTCGAGGGCCGGGTCGACTTCGCCGGGCTGCCCGGCTACGCGGCGGACGACACGGCGGCGATCCGCCGGCTGCTGGCGGACCTCGCCGGCGTCAGCGAGTACGCGGGCTACCTGGACTTCACCCCGCCGGAGCTGGCCGACACCCCGTGGCGGGTGGTCCGGGCGGTCGTCCCGGAGCTGCTGAGCATGTGCCTGCCCGGGTTCCCGCCGAAGGGCCATCCCCGGATGCGCAGCCATGGGGGCGTGACCCATGTGGTCCCACACCCGCTCCCTTGA
- a CDS encoding LutC/YkgG family protein — MSSSRERVLARIRAALADVPATEDRPVHRDYLPTHIPEDRPGLLAVLAENLADYRAVVHRGTEADLPELIARLLGERGSTSVAVPADLPAAWLGAVTGVRVVTDSPAVTPGDLDAVGTVITGCALAVAETGTIVLDAGPAQGRRLLTLVPDHHVCVVRGDQVVASLPRALPLLDPTRPQTWISGPSATSDIELDRVEGVHGPRCLEVVLIE; from the coding sequence ATGAGCAGCTCCCGCGAACGCGTCCTCGCCAGGATCCGGGCCGCGCTGGCCGACGTCCCGGCCACCGAGGACCGGCCCGTCCACCGCGACTACCTCCCGACGCACATCCCCGAGGACCGCCCGGGCCTGCTGGCCGTCCTGGCCGAGAACCTCGCCGACTACCGGGCGGTCGTCCACCGCGGTACCGAGGCCGACCTGCCGGAGCTGATCGCCCGTCTGCTGGGCGAACGCGGCAGCACCTCGGTGGCCGTCCCCGCCGACCTGCCGGCCGCCTGGCTGGGCGCCGTCACCGGCGTCCGGGTGGTCACCGACTCTCCGGCCGTGACCCCGGGCGACCTCGACGCGGTCGGCACCGTGATCACCGGCTGCGCCCTCGCCGTCGCCGAGACCGGCACCATCGTCCTGGACGCCGGACCCGCGCAGGGCCGACGACTGCTCACCCTCGTCCCCGACCACCACGTCTGCGTGGTCCGCGGCGACCAGGTGGTCGCCTCCCTCCCCCGCGCCCTCCCGCTGCTCGACCCCACCCGCCCGCAGACCTGGATCTCCGGGCCGTCCGCCACCAGCGACATCGAACTCGACCGCGTCGAGGGCGTCCACGGACCGCGGTGCCTGGAGGTCGTCCTGATCGAGTGA
- a CDS encoding class I SAM-dependent methyltransferase — MPAAHPLADRVPATAFLTALARAGATAEPGSGLHDPYAERFARLCPDSVRRITRHTAGTPVVVARTVAVDRMLADLLAAGPWDLCVNLGAGFDARSHRLDWPGGCGVIEIDCAPVLDLKDRLLPAATAPVPVERLRCDLRDPTVLGGLLRRRTAGRRTLLVAEGLLTYLAPGEVRALAAAVAEAAGADGAWICDLLSTASARALTAAARAAGTDLTLHGLPDLAVFETVGWRCERLELLPTAQPSTRPGGTGRHLPDGVLQLSRAAVPAG, encoded by the coding sequence GTGCCGGCCGCCCACCCGCTCGCCGACCGGGTCCCCGCCACCGCCTTCCTCACCGCCCTCGCCCGGGCCGGCGCGACGGCCGAACCGGGCAGTGGGCTGCACGACCCGTACGCCGAGCGCTTCGCCCGGCTCTGCCCGGACTCCGTCCGCCGGATCACCCGGCACACCGCCGGGACCCCCGTCGTGGTCGCCCGCACCGTCGCCGTCGACCGGATGCTCGCCGACCTGCTCGCGGCCGGGCCCTGGGACCTCTGCGTCAATCTCGGCGCCGGATTCGACGCCCGCAGCCACCGGCTCGACTGGCCCGGCGGCTGCGGGGTGATCGAGATCGACTGCGCGCCCGTCCTCGACCTCAAGGACCGGCTGCTGCCCGCCGCGACCGCGCCCGTCCCGGTGGAACGGCTGCGCTGCGACCTCCGCGACCCCACCGTCCTCGGCGGGCTGCTGCGGCGCCGCACGGCGGGTCGCCGGACCCTCCTGGTGGCCGAGGGCCTGCTCACCTACCTCGCGCCGGGCGAGGTCCGCGCCCTCGCCGCCGCGGTGGCCGAGGCGGCCGGCGCCGACGGCGCGTGGATCTGCGACCTCCTCTCCACCGCCTCCGCACGGGCCCTCACCGCCGCGGCCCGCGCCGCCGGGACGGACCTGACCCTGCACGGCCTCCCCGACCTGGCCGTCTTCGAGACCGTCGGCTGGCGCTGCGAGCGCCTCGAACTCCTGCCCACGGCCCAGCCGTCCACCCGGCCCGGCGGCACCGGCCGTCACCTGCCCGACGGCGTGCTGCAGCTGAGCCGGGCCGCGGTTCCCGCGGGCTGA